In Phaeobacter inhibens DSM 16374, the following proteins share a genomic window:
- a CDS encoding TetR/AcrR family transcriptional regulator encodes MARTQGSHSDITGPRIRAAALKLFAQHGYAAVSMRQIASEVGVQAGALYNYTPDKQSLLFSLMEGHMTELLQAWQDLRDPDQTVSAGSAEDHVLARLEAFTRFHIRFHLERPDAVFIAYMELRNLSEDNFTAIESLRREYENALETILKDGVRLGVFHIPDTKIATLAVIAMLNGVMTWYRSGGRLSLDEVEAIYWDMVQKSVRA; translated from the coding sequence ATGGCACGTACCCAAGGTTCACATTCCGATATCACCGGTCCGCGCATCCGCGCTGCGGCGCTGAAGCTGTTTGCCCAACATGGCTATGCGGCGGTCTCAATGCGCCAGATCGCATCCGAGGTCGGGGTGCAGGCCGGTGCGCTCTATAACTATACCCCTGACAAGCAGAGCCTGCTGTTCAGCCTGATGGAAGGTCATATGACGGAGTTGTTGCAGGCCTGGCAGGATCTGCGGGACCCGGATCAGACTGTGTCTGCTGGCAGTGCCGAAGATCACGTTCTGGCACGGCTTGAAGCCTTTACCCGGTTTCACATCCGCTTCCATCTGGAACGACCCGACGCGGTTTTCATTGCCTATATGGAGTTGCGGAACCTGTCGGAAGACAATTTCACGGCTATCGAGTCCCTGCGTCGCGAATATGAGAATGCGCTGGAAACGATCCTGAAAGACGGGGTGCGGCTGGGCGTGTTCCATATCCCCGACACCAAAATCGCAACTCTGGCGGTGATTGCGATGCTGAACGGTGTGATGACCTGGTACCGCAGCGGCGGGCGTCTGTCGCTGGACGAGGTCGAGGCAATTTATTGGGACATGGTACAGAAATCCGTGCGCGCCTGA
- a CDS encoding homoserine dehydrogenase, protein MTEPLRLGIAGLGTVGTGVIKIIRRQAAMLEARTGRQIQITAVSARDASKDRGVPLGDYAWETDPVALATRDDVDVFVELMGGHEGAAKAATEAALEAGKDVVTANKALLAIHGQALAEQAEAAGRVIRFEAAVAGGIPVIKSLTEGLAGNEITRVMGVMNGTCNYILTQMEATGQGYNALFEECGRLGYLEADPNLDVGGIDAGHKLAILSAIAFGTKPAFDDVQLEGIQRISLDDIRHAADMGYRIKLLGVAQRTGRGLEQRMSPCLVPANSPLGQLEGGTNMVVIEGDAVEQIVLRGPGAGEGPTASAVLGDICDLARGSRLATFGQPATSLEDAPAAQTSLAAPHYLRLALLDKPGALAKVAAALGNAGISIDRMRQYGHSEPTAPVLIVTHKCTSSTLQTALEDLAKTDVVAGEPVALRIEEV, encoded by the coding sequence ATGACAGAGCCGCTTCGCCTTGGTATTGCAGGTTTGGGCACGGTTGGCACCGGCGTGATCAAGATCATCCGCCGTCAAGCAGCCATGCTGGAGGCCCGTACCGGACGCCAGATCCAGATCACAGCCGTCTCCGCGCGGGACGCAAGCAAGGACCGTGGCGTGCCGCTTGGCGACTATGCCTGGGAAACCGACCCCGTGGCGCTGGCCACCCGCGACGATGTCGATGTCTTTGTCGAACTGATGGGCGGCCATGAAGGCGCTGCCAAGGCCGCAACCGAGGCCGCGTTGGAGGCAGGCAAGGACGTCGTTACCGCCAACAAGGCGCTGCTGGCGATCCACGGTCAGGCGCTGGCCGAACAGGCCGAGGCTGCAGGCCGCGTCATCCGCTTTGAAGCGGCTGTAGCGGGCGGCATCCCGGTGATCAAATCGCTGACCGAAGGTCTGGCAGGCAATGAAATCACCCGCGTCATGGGCGTGATGAACGGCACCTGCAACTATATCCTGACACAGATGGAAGCCACCGGTCAGGGCTACAACGCCCTGTTCGAGGAATGTGGCCGCCTTGGCTATCTTGAGGCCGATCCCAATCTGGATGTGGGCGGCATCGACGCCGGACATAAGCTGGCGATCCTCTCCGCCATCGCCTTTGGCACCAAGCCCGCCTTTGACGATGTGCAGCTGGAAGGCATCCAGCGCATCAGCCTGGACGACATCCGCCACGCCGCCGATATGGGTTACCGGATCAAGCTTCTGGGCGTCGCACAGCGCACCGGGCGTGGGCTGGAACAGCGCATGTCGCCCTGTCTGGTGCCTGCAAATTCCCCGCTCGGCCAGCTGGAAGGCGGCACCAATATGGTGGTGATCGAAGGCGACGCGGTCGAACAGATCGTCCTGCGCGGCCCCGGTGCCGGCGAAGGCCCAACCGCCAGCGCCGTCCTTGGTGACATCTGCGATCTGGCCCGCGGCAGCCGTCTGGCCACCTTCGGCCAGCCTGCGACCTCTCTGGAAGATGCCCCTGCAGCCCAGACCAGCCTTGCCGCTCCGCATTATCTGCGCTTGGCGCTGCTGGACAAACCGGGCGCGCTGGCCAAGGTGGCTGCTGCCCTTGGCAATGCTGGGATCTCCATCGACCGGATGCGCCAATACGGCCATTCCGAACCAACCGCGCCAGTGCTGATCGTGACCCATAAATGCACCTCCAGCACCCTGCAGACGGCACTGGAAGATCTGGCCAAGACCGATGTTGTGGCAGGTGAGCCTGTTGCGCTGCGTATCGAAGAGGTCTGA
- the glpX gene encoding class II fructose-bisphosphatase: protein MTSDTNDAAFNDRLLSLGLARVAEQAALASAPLIGRGDEKAADQAAVNAMREQLNLLDIAGVVVIGEGERDEAPMLFIGEEVGTGKGPGVDIALDPLEGTTLTAKDMPNALTVIAMGPRGSMLHAPDTYMDKLAVGPGLPENVVSLDMSPRERVEALAKAKGCAPSDITVCILERPRHEAMIAEVRETGAAIRLITDGDVAGVMHCAESEITGIDMYMGQGGAPEGVLAAAALKCMGGQIFGRLLFRNDDEKARAAKAGITDLDRVYARDEMVTSDVIFAATGVTGGSLLPAIKRQPGWVETTTLLMRSKTGSVRRMSYRTPLSAHQ from the coding sequence ATGACTTCTGACACCAACGACGCCGCATTCAACGACCGCCTGCTGTCGCTCGGCCTGGCCCGCGTGGCTGAGCAGGCCGCTCTGGCCTCCGCACCGCTGATCGGTCGCGGCGATGAAAAAGCCGCCGACCAGGCCGCCGTCAACGCCATGCGCGAACAACTGAACCTGCTGGATATCGCAGGCGTCGTGGTCATCGGCGAAGGCGAGCGGGACGAAGCACCCATGCTGTTTATCGGCGAGGAAGTAGGCACAGGCAAAGGCCCCGGCGTTGATATCGCGCTGGACCCGCTGGAAGGCACCACGCTGACGGCCAAGGATATGCCGAACGCGCTGACCGTGATCGCGATGGGGCCGCGCGGCTCTATGCTGCACGCGCCGGATACCTATATGGACAAGCTGGCCGTGGGCCCGGGCCTGCCGGAAAATGTCGTGTCGCTGGACATGAGCCCGCGCGAGCGCGTCGAGGCGCTGGCCAAGGCCAAGGGCTGCGCCCCCTCTGACATCACCGTCTGCATTCTGGAGCGCCCCCGCCACGAAGCGATGATCGCTGAGGTGCGCGAAACCGGCGCCGCCATTCGCCTGATCACCGATGGCGATGTGGCCGGCGTAATGCACTGCGCCGAAAGCGAAATCACCGGCATCGACATGTATATGGGCCAGGGCGGCGCACCCGAGGGCGTGCTGGCTGCTGCCGCGCTGAAATGCATGGGTGGTCAGATCTTTGGCCGCCTGCTGTTCCGCAACGATGATGAGAAAGCCCGCGCCGCCAAGGCCGGCATCACCGATCTGGACCGCGTCTATGCCCGTGACGAAATGGTCACCAGCGATGTGATCTTTGCCGCCACCGGCGTCACCGGCGGCTCGCTGCTGCCCGCGATCAAACGTCAACCGGGCTGGGTGGAAACCACCACGCTGCTGATGCGCTCCAAAACCGGCTCCGTGCGCCGGATGAGCTACCGGACACCGCTCAGCGCGCATCAATAG
- the recJ gene encoding single-stranded-DNA-specific exonuclease RecJ, which translates to MSFLGVETSLSGRRWIGPDVEVARAAEMMEQQTALPAAVCQVLARRGVPSHEASGFLTPQLKELLPDPRRMKDMEPAAARFLQAVERRERIAVFADYDVDGGSSAALLLVWLDQVGLGATLYVPDRIDEGYGPNDAAMAALAREHDLIVCVDCGTLSHGPIAAAKGADVIVLDHHLGGETLPDCVAVVNPNRQDEDGDLGYFCAAGVVFLMLVELRRQMRDKGLGTGPDLMALLDLVALATVADVAPLIEANRALVRQGLKVMATRQRPGLVALADVSRMDSAPSTYHLGFLLGPRVNAGGRIGKADLGARLLATSDPAEAEAIAARLDELNTERRDIENAVRAAALEQAEARGLDAPLVWAAGEGWHPGVVGIVASRLKEAAGRPAIVIGLDGDEGKGSGRSVSGIDLGASIQRAAAEGLLIKGGGHKMAAGLTVARDQLEPAMARLSELLAKQGAGDLGPSDLKLDGMLMPGAATVPLIEQIEQAGPFGAGAPAPRYGFPDLQVRFAKRVGESHLKLSLSDGLSSGIDAICFGAFDTALGSRLLDHGGARFHFAGRLEINTWGGRQSVQLRLEDAAEA; encoded by the coding sequence ATGAGCTTTCTGGGAGTTGAGACTTCACTCAGCGGGCGTCGCTGGATTGGCCCCGATGTGGAGGTTGCCCGCGCAGCCGAGATGATGGAACAGCAGACCGCCCTGCCCGCCGCCGTCTGTCAGGTGCTGGCCCGGCGCGGCGTCCCCTCCCATGAGGCCAGCGGTTTTCTAACGCCGCAGCTGAAGGAATTGCTCCCCGACCCACGCCGGATGAAAGATATGGAACCCGCTGCGGCCCGGTTCCTGCAAGCGGTGGAGCGGCGCGAGCGGATCGCGGTCTTTGCCGATTATGACGTTGATGGCGGCTCCTCAGCAGCGCTGCTTCTGGTCTGGCTTGATCAGGTCGGTCTTGGGGCCACGCTCTATGTGCCCGACCGTATCGATGAGGGCTATGGCCCAAATGATGCGGCGATGGCCGCGCTGGCCCGTGAGCACGATCTGATTGTCTGCGTCGATTGCGGCACGCTGTCCCATGGTCCGATCGCCGCCGCCAAAGGCGCTGATGTGATCGTGCTCGACCACCATCTGGGCGGAGAGACCCTGCCGGACTGTGTCGCAGTGGTGAATCCCAACCGCCAGGATGAGGACGGCGACCTGGGCTATTTCTGTGCTGCAGGCGTGGTGTTTCTGATGTTGGTCGAGCTGCGCCGCCAGATGCGGGACAAGGGGCTTGGCACCGGTCCTGACCTGATGGCCCTGCTGGATCTGGTGGCACTGGCCACCGTTGCGGATGTGGCCCCCCTAATTGAAGCCAACCGCGCGCTGGTGCGTCAGGGGCTGAAGGTCATGGCCACTCGTCAGCGGCCCGGACTGGTGGCACTGGCGGATGTCTCGCGGATGGATTCTGCCCCCTCCACCTATCATCTTGGCTTTCTGCTGGGGCCACGGGTCAATGCTGGCGGGCGCATCGGCAAGGCCGATCTTGGTGCGCGATTGCTGGCGACCAGCGACCCGGCCGAGGCCGAAGCCATCGCCGCCCGGCTGGATGAGCTGAACACCGAGCGCCGCGATATTGAAAACGCCGTTCGCGCCGCCGCGCTGGAGCAGGCGGAGGCGCGCGGGTTGGATGCGCCGCTGGTCTGGGCCGCTGGTGAAGGCTGGCACCCCGGCGTTGTTGGCATCGTTGCCTCTCGCCTGAAAGAAGCTGCCGGCCGTCCCGCCATCGTGATTGGCCTGGATGGCGATGAGGGCAAGGGATCTGGCCGCTCGGTCAGCGGCATTGATCTGGGCGCCTCCATCCAGCGCGCTGCGGCTGAGGGGCTGCTGATCAAGGGCGGCGGACACAAAATGGCAGCTGGGCTGACGGTCGCGCGCGACCAGCTGGAACCCGCCATGGCGCGGCTGAGCGAGCTGCTGGCCAAACAGGGCGCCGGTGATCTGGGCCCAAGTGACCTGAAACTGGACGGCATGTTGATGCCCGGTGCCGCAACGGTACCGTTGATCGAACAGATCGAACAGGCAGGCCCCTTTGGGGCCGGCGCGCCCGCCCCCCGCTATGGGTTTCCCGACCTACAGGTGCGATTTGCCAAACGGGTTGGCGAAAGCCACCTGAAACTCTCACTCAGTGACGGGTTGAGCAGCGGGATTGATGCCATCTGCTTTGGCGCCTTTGATACTGCTTTGGGATCGCGCCTGCTGGATCACGGCGGCGCCCGTTTCCACTTTGCCGGTCGCCTTGAAATCAATACCTGGGGGGGCCGCCAATCCGTACAGCTGCGGCTGGAGGATGCCGCCGAGGCCTGA
- a CDS encoding GGDEF domain-containing protein — protein sequence MLSMREISSIANEICPMHVVINHEGRITGVGPTLRKLRPDTEWIGSRFFRIFDLARPRRVRSTEDLIKTAGAKLHLNFRDAPQTGLKGVLAPFPEGKGGFINLSFGISVLEAVRDYDLTSADFSPTDLTIEMLYLVEAKSAAMEASRQLNLRLQGAKIAAEEQAFTDTLTGVKNRRAMDHILNRLISSGRDFSLMHVDLDFFKEVNDTLGHAAGDTVLQRVAKLMVQCTRQNDTVARVGGDEFVLIFEGLIDRIQLSGIARRLISSIEEPIPFGDKTCKISASAGTALSAAFSQGLDAATLLHQADVALYAAKNAGRARHFFYQPGMDEQDEA from the coding sequence ATGCTGAGCATGCGGGAAATCTCCTCCATCGCCAATGAAATCTGTCCGATGCATGTGGTTATTAACCATGAAGGGCGGATTACCGGGGTTGGGCCGACATTGCGCAAACTGCGCCCGGATACCGAATGGATCGGCAGCCGGTTCTTTCGGATCTTTGATCTCGCGCGGCCGCGTCGGGTCCGGTCGACTGAGGACCTGATCAAGACAGCCGGTGCAAAACTGCATCTCAATTTCCGCGATGCTCCGCAAACCGGTCTGAAAGGGGTGCTTGCCCCCTTCCCGGAGGGTAAGGGCGGGTTCATCAACCTATCTTTCGGCATTTCAGTGCTTGAAGCGGTGCGCGACTATGATCTTACAAGTGCTGATTTTTCCCCGACGGATCTGACCATTGAGATGCTCTATCTTGTTGAGGCGAAATCCGCCGCTATGGAGGCGTCACGCCAGCTTAATCTACGCCTACAGGGGGCAAAAATCGCCGCAGAGGAACAGGCGTTTACAGATACGCTGACAGGTGTGAAGAACCGCCGCGCGATGGATCACATCCTGAATCGGCTGATCTCCTCGGGCCGAGATTTCTCCCTGATGCATGTGGATCTCGATTTCTTCAAAGAGGTCAATGATACGCTTGGCCATGCGGCGGGGGATACCGTCCTGCAACGGGTAGCCAAGCTGATGGTGCAATGCACCCGTCAGAATGATACGGTCGCAAGGGTTGGTGGGGATGAGTTTGTTCTTATCTTTGAGGGTCTTATTGACCGAATACAGCTCTCAGGTATTGCCCGTCGGCTGATTTCCAGCATCGAGGAACCAATCCCCTTCGGTGATAAGACCTGCAAGATTTCGGCGAGCGCAGGGACAGCACTTTCTGCGGCCTTTTCGCAAGGGCTGGACGCGGCAACGTTGCTCCATCAGGCGGATGTGGCACTTTATGCTGCAAAAAACGCAGGCCGGGCGCGCCACTTCTTCTATCAGCCTGGTATGGATGAGCAGGATGAAGCCTAA
- a CDS encoding heme NO-binding domain-containing protein, translating into MHGLINRAFQAFVSTTFGKDSWQAIMDTAELGFSEFEAMLTYTDEQSQIMLRTAEDILKRPLPEMLEDMGTFLVSNPQLEALRRLLRFGGVNYVEFLHSLDDLPDRARLAVADLNLPGLELIEQAPGQFELHCQPGLPGYAHVLMGVLRAMADDYGDLVFLDHSGTQDNAEVIAITLVETEFAEGRAFDLGAHSL; encoded by the coding sequence ATGCACGGTCTGATCAATAGGGCATTCCAGGCGTTTGTCAGCACCACCTTCGGGAAGGACAGCTGGCAGGCAATCATGGATACGGCGGAGCTCGGCTTTAGCGAGTTCGAAGCCATGCTTACCTATACGGATGAGCAATCCCAGATCATGTTGCGGACTGCAGAGGATATTCTGAAACGCCCGCTGCCGGAAATGCTGGAAGATATGGGCACGTTTCTGGTGTCGAACCCGCAGCTGGAGGCGCTGCGCCGATTGCTGCGTTTTGGTGGGGTCAACTATGTGGAATTCCTGCATTCACTGGATGATTTGCCGGATCGCGCACGGCTGGCTGTCGCAGATCTGAACCTGCCGGGGCTGGAGTTGATTGAACAGGCGCCGGGGCAATTTGAACTGCATTGCCAGCCCGGTCTGCCGGGGTACGCCCATGTATTGATGGGGGTCCTGAGGGCGATGGCGGATGACTACGGCGATCTGGTTTTCCTTGATCATTCAGGCACGCAGGACAACGCAGAGGTGATAGCAATCACCCTGGTTGAAACTGAATTTGCCGAAGGCCGCGCCTTCGATCTGGGGGCGCATTCACTATGA
- a CDS encoding DUF4153 domain-containing protein gives MTDPDTATALRARLPMVALGAGSGFALWLLARDWDQTGLSESVFLAMFAFLSSFCGASLAMIGPLSLLRALQGALWVAVPMTALMLLAALRYPAATDLLQNEVLVLMALTLGAMACPFVLLRLSVPDRWTRFAALSAASWGIAFRLACGVGFVAVFWILGLLSNALLDLVNITILEDIAEVDWLALTLSGAVFGLGLAVVQELGGGGAPHLLFRLLSLLLIPVLLVVGLFLAAIPLQGLSSAFGHLSSAATLMAMSAVMMTLVCVALTRQEQPKGANGMAARLLAIGLMLVTGLAAWAVLMRVWQYGWTPDRIYALLFAMMLLLHGLVYAGCAAIGGAHWPDLLRRAIVGLALMTGATLALALTPLVDAGRIAGNNQVARVLAGETKAEELPLWQMAHDWGQGGLDALARLDAHAEETGDKDLSKRLQLARSAATRWQMTTDVVDVTDDQRKELIELLPVRPAGALVTADDFRGLKRYQLLRWIRGCKQLLPDGNAGCVLIRGALGATSDETADFALLFLREGRDGAQLESLALRFGPDGADMLGRVILERGTPVEEWTTEQVEAALAAAQAGRFEISPARQNTLKLGGLEVLVRP, from the coding sequence ATGACTGACCCGGATACTGCGACCGCTTTGCGCGCCCGTTTGCCAATGGTGGCTTTGGGTGCGGGCAGTGGATTCGCGCTGTGGCTGCTGGCGCGGGACTGGGATCAGACTGGTCTCTCTGAGAGCGTGTTTCTGGCGATGTTTGCGTTTCTGTCCAGTTTTTGCGGCGCATCACTGGCCATGATCGGGCCGCTGTCGCTGCTGCGTGCGCTGCAGGGGGCGCTTTGGGTTGCGGTGCCGATGACCGCGCTGATGCTTCTGGCGGCGTTGCGCTACCCGGCGGCGACCGATCTGTTGCAGAATGAGGTGTTGGTGCTGATGGCGCTGACGCTTGGCGCGATGGCCTGTCCCTTTGTGTTGCTACGGCTGTCAGTGCCCGATCGCTGGACCCGGTTTGCGGCGCTGTCTGCGGCCAGTTGGGGGATTGCGTTTCGCCTGGCCTGCGGGGTCGGATTTGTCGCGGTCTTCTGGATCCTTGGCTTGTTGTCCAATGCCCTGCTGGATCTGGTCAATATCACTATTCTTGAAGACATCGCCGAGGTGGACTGGCTGGCGCTGACGCTGAGCGGCGCGGTTTTCGGTCTGGGCCTGGCGGTGGTGCAGGAGCTGGGGGGCGGTGGCGCGCCGCATCTTTTGTTTCGATTACTCAGCCTGCTGCTGATCCCGGTTCTTCTGGTGGTCGGCCTGTTTTTGGCGGCGATTCCGCTGCAGGGGTTGTCCAGCGCCTTTGGTCATCTGTCCTCAGCTGCAACGCTGATGGCGATGTCAGCGGTAATGATGACACTGGTCTGCGTGGCGCTGACCCGGCAGGAGCAACCAAAGGGCGCAAACGGCATGGCGGCTCGGCTGTTGGCGATTGGTCTGATGCTCGTCACTGGTCTGGCGGCCTGGGCGGTGTTGATGCGGGTCTGGCAATATGGTTGGACCCCGGATCGCATCTATGCGCTGTTGTTTGCGATGATGTTACTGCTGCATGGGTTGGTCTATGCCGGCTGCGCCGCCATTGGCGGGGCGCATTGGCCGGATCTGTTGCGCCGCGCCATTGTCGGCCTGGCGCTGATGACAGGTGCCACCCTGGCGCTGGCCCTGACTCCGCTGGTGGATGCGGGGCGCATTGCGGGCAACAACCAGGTGGCGCGGGTGCTGGCAGGTGAGACCAAAGCAGAAGAGCTGCCCCTGTGGCAGATGGCTCATGACTGGGGGCAGGGCGGGCTTGACGCTCTGGCGCGGTTGGATGCCCATGCGGAAGAGACCGGCGACAAGGACCTCTCCAAGCGTCTGCAGTTGGCGCGCAGCGCCGCGACCCGTTGGCAAATGACGACGGACGTGGTGGATGTTACCGATGATCAGCGCAAGGAGCTGATTGAACTGCTGCCCGTACGACCCGCCGGAGCCTTGGTAACAGCGGATGATTTCAGGGGCCTGAAGCGGTATCAGCTGCTGCGCTGGATTCGCGGGTGCAAGCAGCTGCTGCCGGATGGCAACGCGGGATGTGTGCTTATTCGCGGCGCGCTGGGTGCAACCTCCGATGAGACGGCGGACTTCGCGTTGCTGTTCCTCAGAGAAGGTCGTGACGGGGCGCAGCTGGAGAGCCTGGCCCTGCGGTTTGGCCCGGACGGTGCCGATATGCTAGGCCGTGTGATTCTGGAGCGCGGGACACCAGTGGAAGAATGGACAACAGAGCAGGTCGAGGCTGCGCTGGCGGCAGCGCAGGCTGGCCGTTTCGAGATATCTCCGGCACGGCAGAATACGCTGAAGCTGGGGGGGCTAGAGGTTCTGGTAAGGCCCTGA
- a CDS encoding trimethylamine methyltransferase family protein: protein MTTETRTRKRGGGRAGAAARRGDAVIEQMPWSVPRNIDRPIEPLGPEGVAAIHDGAMRILEEIGIVFLNDEALEIFKEAGCKVVGDRVHLDREFVMEMVAKAPSEFTITPRNPDRTLPVGGDHILFGNVSSPPNYWDMSLNAKVAGTREQCQNLLKLTQYFNCIHFAGGYPVEPVDIHASVRHLDVLYDKLTLTDKAMHAYSLGKERVEDVMEMVRIAGGLTHEEFEARPHMYTNINSTSPLKHDQPMIDGCLRLARRGQAIVVTPFTLAGAMAPVTMSGAVAQSIAESLSAIALFQYVRPGTPCVIGTFTSNVDMKSGAPAFGTPEYMRSTQMTGQMARYYGLPMRSSGVCAANVPDGQAMWETSNSLWAAVQSGTNMVYHAAGWLEGGLIASPEKFIMDCEILQQIQRYMQPEVIGTGPEDIALEAIREVGNDGHFFGIQHTQDRYSTAFYQPYLSDWRNYEAWEAAGAVWTPERAHNMFKEIIARFEAPPLDVARHEELADFVARRKSEGGAPTDF from the coding sequence ATGACGACCGAGACACGAACCCGAAAACGTGGTGGCGGACGCGCCGGTGCGGCGGCCCGGCGCGGGGATGCGGTGATTGAGCAGATGCCATGGTCGGTGCCACGCAACATTGATCGCCCGATTGAGCCGCTTGGCCCTGAGGGCGTGGCGGCCATTCACGATGGGGCGATGCGGATCCTCGAAGAGATCGGCATCGTGTTCCTTAACGATGAGGCGCTTGAGATCTTCAAGGAGGCGGGCTGCAAGGTCGTGGGTGACCGGGTTCATCTGGACCGGGAGTTCGTGATGGAGATGGTCGCCAAGGCGCCATCGGAATTCACCATCACGCCGCGCAATCCCGATCGAACCCTGCCGGTGGGGGGCGATCATATCCTATTCGGCAATGTGTCTTCGCCGCCAAACTACTGGGATATGTCGCTGAATGCCAAGGTCGCAGGCACACGTGAGCAGTGCCAGAACCTGCTGAAGCTGACCCAATATTTCAACTGCATCCATTTTGCCGGGGGCTATCCGGTGGAGCCGGTGGATATTCATGCCTCGGTCCGCCATCTGGATGTGCTCTATGACAAGCTGACGCTTACGGACAAGGCGATGCATGCTTATTCGCTGGGCAAGGAGCGGGTCGAGGATGTGATGGAGATGGTGCGGATCGCGGGAGGGCTGACTCATGAGGAGTTCGAGGCCCGTCCGCATATGTATACCAACATCAACTCCACCTCGCCGCTGAAACACGACCAGCCGATGATCGACGGTTGCCTGCGGCTGGCACGGCGGGGGCAGGCGATCGTTGTCACGCCCTTCACGCTGGCGGGGGCGATGGCACCGGTGACCATGTCCGGGGCTGTGGCGCAATCCATCGCCGAGTCGCTCTCGGCGATTGCGCTTTTTCAATATGTACGCCCCGGCACGCCCTGTGTGATCGGCACCTTCACCTCCAATGTGGATATGAAATCCGGTGCTCCGGCCTTTGGCACACCGGAATACATGCGCTCGACCCAGATGACCGGGCAGATGGCGCGCTATTATGGCCTGCCGATGCGGTCGTCCGGTGTCTGTGCGGCCAATGTGCCCGACGGGCAGGCGATGTGGGAGACGTCCAATTCGCTCTGGGCGGCAGTGCAGTCGGGCACCAATATGGTCTACCACGCGGCGGGATGGCTGGAAGGCGGGCTGATTGCCAGCCCCGAGAAGTTCATCATGGATTGCGAAATTCTCCAGCAGATCCAGCGCTACATGCAGCCGGAAGTCATCGGCACCGGCCCTGAGGATATCGCGCTGGAAGCCATTCGCGAGGTCGGCAACGACGGCCATTTCTTTGGTATTCAGCACACGCAGGATCGCTATAGCACCGCGTTTTATCAGCCCTACCTCAGTGATTGGCGCAACTATGAGGCCTGGGAGGCGGCAGGCGCGGTCTGGACGCCGGAACGGGCACATAACATGTTCAAGGAGATCATTGCCCGATTTGAAGCGCCACCGCTGGATGTGGCCCGGCACGAGGAACTGGCGGACTTCGTCGCACGCCGGAAATCCGAGGGAGGCGCGCCAACTGATTTCTAA